The following proteins come from a genomic window of Malus sylvestris chromosome 4, drMalSylv7.2, whole genome shotgun sequence:
- the LOC126619956 gene encoding 50S ribosomal protein L35, chloroplastic isoform X1 gives MACVGVTMTMAASFGLRYYPSCSYPTQLNHGSVQLGRFKRPKPLRLSSSQSHSISGLDSLLPRKLCAINSTPPRRLSSLTIVSAKGYKMKTHKASAKRFRVTGRGKIVRRRAGKQHLLVKKNAKRRTRLSKMHAVSRSDYDNVIGALPYLKVNRKAE, from the exons ATGGCTTGTGTAGGTGTAACCATGACCATGGCGGCATCGTTTGGTCTGAGATACTACCCATCGTGCTCTTACCCAACTCAACTCAATCACGGCTCGGTTCAACTCGGTAGGTTCAAGAGGCCCAAACCCTTGAGACTCAGTTCCTCGCAATCGCATAGCATTTCTGGGTTGGACTCGCTTCTTCCCCGCAAGCTCTGCGCTATCAATTCCACCCCTCCTCGCCGCCTTAGCTCTCTTACCATCGTCTCCGCCAAAGGCTACAAAATGAAGACCCACAAG GCTTCGGCGAAGCGCTTCAGGGTGACGGGTAGAGGAAAAATAGTTCGGAGGAGAGCTGGAAAGCAACATTTACTTGTAAAGAAGAATGCCAAGAGGAGAACTCGACTCTCCAAAATG CATGCAGTTAGTCGAAGTGACTATGACAACGTGATTGGAGCCTTGCCATATCTAAAAGTAAATAGGAAGGCAGAGTAA
- the LOC126619487 gene encoding GATA transcription factor 26-like, translating to MGKQGPCYHCGVTSTPLWRNGPSDKPVLCNACGSRWRTKGTLVNYTPLHARAEPDDYEDHRVSRVKSISVNKNKEIKLVKRKQNPESVVAGGVNSDYSHSFRKLTEEDTSNRSSSGSAVSNSESCAQFGSGDASDLTGPAQSMVWDSMVPSRKRTCIGRPKPSPVEKLTKDLYTILHEQQSSYFSGSSEEDLLFESETPMVSVEIGHGSVLIRHPNSIAREEESEASSISVDNKQCHANEAYSHSATLFVHNNNKGVNMASTVSGRMNNLSGQGMQHEPMKREKSQLDNLQILGNHNSPLCHVDLNDILNFEEFTRQLTNEEQQQLLKHLPPVDDVKFPYSLKNMFDSPQFRENLTSFQQLLAEGVFDISFLGTKTEDCKTLKRLALSNSSKSKWVERYHLLKKYKTSHGKSIVSAPNMASSNFRHVKRLRDNETQSLPDVKMMKSPKRIIMKGSYENKDPMDYDGGSCFSPKSLFALPPDGSSFLMDSMNFVDESSDQDLLLDVPSNGSFAQAELLHPAMSFGAPQASNSSSSIYPHVLNP from the exons aTGGGCAAGCAAGGACCTTGCTATCACTGTGGAGTCACAA GCACTCCCCTTTGGCGCAATGGGCCATCTGACAAGCCAGTACTTTGCAATGCATGTGGATCTCGATGGAGGACTAAGGGAACACTAGTAAATTACACTCCTCTACACGCTCGAGCAGAACCTGATGATTATGAAGATCACAGAGTTTCTAGAGTGAAGAGCATATctgtaaacaaaaacaaagaaataaaactggTCAAAAGAAAGCAGAATCCTGAGAGTGTGGTGGCTGGAGGAGTTAATTCTGATTATTCCCATAGTTTCCGAAAGTTAACTGAAGAAGATACAAGTAATAGGTCCAGTTCTGGGTCTGCCGTGTCTAACTCTGAGAGCTGTGCACAATTTGGCAGCGGAGATGCAAGTGATTTGACAG GTCCTGCTCAGTCAATGGTATGGGATTCAATGGtaccttctaggaaaaggaccTGTATAGGCCGTCCTAAGCCATCTCCTGTTGAAAAGCTCACAAAGGATCTGTATACCATTTTACATGAACAACAGTCTTCCTACTTCTCCGGGTCCTCTGAAGAGGATCTGCTTTTTGAGAGTGAAACACCAATGGTTTCTGTTGAGATAGGCCATGGAAGTGTTCTCATTAGGCATCCCAACTCAATAGCACGAGAAGAGGAATCTGAAGCTAGCTCGATTTCGGTTGATAATAAGCAGTGCCATGCAAATGAGGCTTATTCCCATTCTGCAACCCTTTTTGTACATAATAATAACAAGGGTGTCAATATGGCCAGTACTGTATCTGGAAGGATGAATAATCTTTCAGGACAAGGGATGCAACATGAGCCAATGAAAAG GGAAAAGTCTCAACTTGACAACTTGCAAATCTTGGGAAACCATAATTCACCACTGTGTCATGTAGATTTAAAT gatattttaaattttgaagagTTTACGAGGCAATTAACAAATGAGGAACAACAGCAATTACTGAAACATCTACCTCCAGTTGATGATGTTAAATTTCCTTATAG CCTCAAAAATATGTTTGATAGCCCTCAATTCAGAGAGAACTTGACTTCCTTTCAGCAACTGCTAGCAGAAGGCGTTTTTGATATCTCCTTCCTGGGGACAAAAACCGAAGACTGTAAGACTTTGAAAAGGCTTGCATTGTCCAATTCTTCAAAATCTAAATGGGTTGAACGCTATCATCTTCTCAAG AAGTATAAAACTAGCCATGGAAAGTCTATTGTTTCTGCACCTAACATGGCATCTAGTAACTTTCGACATGTCAAGAGACTGCGGGACAACGAGACTCAAAGTTTACCAG ATGTAAAGATGATGAAAAGCCCCAAAAGGATAATTATGAAGGGTAGCTATGAAAACAAGGATCCCATGGACTACGATGGAGGTTCTTGCTTTAGTCCAAAAAGCCTGTTTGCTTTGCCTCCTGATGGGAGTTCTTTCCTAATGGATTCTATGAATTTTGTCGACGAGAGTTCTGACCAGGATCTCCTCCTGGATGTTCCATCCAATGGTTCTTTCGCCCAAGCAGAGCTCCTTCACCCAGCCATGAGTTTTGGTGCCCCACAGGCAAGCAATAGTAGTAGCTCGATATACCCACATGTACTCAATCCCTGA
- the LOC126619956 gene encoding 50S ribosomal protein L35, chloroplastic isoform X2 — MACVGVTMTMAASFGLRYYPSCSYPTQLNHGSVQLGRFKRPKPLRLSSSQSHSISGLDSLLPRKLCAINSTPPRRLSSLTIVSAKGYKMKTHKASAKRFRVTGRGKIVRRRAGKQHLLVKKNAKRRTRLSKMLACFKAQLQKARQYPQ, encoded by the exons ATGGCTTGTGTAGGTGTAACCATGACCATGGCGGCATCGTTTGGTCTGAGATACTACCCATCGTGCTCTTACCCAACTCAACTCAATCACGGCTCGGTTCAACTCGGTAGGTTCAAGAGGCCCAAACCCTTGAGACTCAGTTCCTCGCAATCGCATAGCATTTCTGGGTTGGACTCGCTTCTTCCCCGCAAGCTCTGCGCTATCAATTCCACCCCTCCTCGCCGCCTTAGCTCTCTTACCATCGTCTCCGCCAAAGGCTACAAAATGAAGACCCACAAG GCTTCGGCGAAGCGCTTCAGGGTGACGGGTAGAGGAAAAATAGTTCGGAGGAGAGCTGGAAAGCAACATTTACTTGTAAAGAAGAATGCCAAGAGGAGAACTCGACTCTCCAAAATG ttggCTTGTTTTAAAGCTCAACTTCAAAAGGCAAGGCAATACCCTCAATAG